GCAGGGAAGGCCGTCTTGATGCGCTCGATGACTTCTACGGCGCCGATCTTGCCTCCGAGGCTATAATCCACCACCGCGGCATGGATGGAATCGCCCGCCGGAAGTTGCAAGGATTGGCCATCGACCAGCGCGGTTACTGGGGCATAGCCGCCGCGTTCCAACACCCATGCATACAGCTTCAGGTGGGAAGCATCATCGTCGATGATGAGTACTTTGGGTTTGCCGTACACGAAGGTGGCGGCAGTATACCCGGAGTCGTGAGTAACGGTAGCGTTAAAAAAATTTCGTAACCCAGCTAGGTGCCCCGAAAACGGATGCGGATCGTACGCGTCCGGGGGGAAGCATCCTTGCAAACACCGGAGCTTTCACAAGAACAACCAAAGCTGCCGGCAACTGCATCCAGAATTGTTTCGCGTCCAAGCAGGTTGTAGATTGGGCCCCTTGCGGATCTGTACGCCGTTTTGCGCGTGGACGCAACGGCGTCATGTTCGGGGATGTCACGACGAATCCAACCTCGTCTGTTCGCCGCCCTCATTGCAATCGCGTGCTGGGGCTCGATGGTCCCCGTGTCCGCGCAGCAGACGACATTCAATCAATTGAAAACATTGACTTTGGAGCAGCTTGGCAACGTCGAGATCACCACCTTCAGCAAGGAACCGGAACAGGTATGGAAGACTCCGGCGGCCATCTGCGTGATCACGCAGGAAGACATTCGCCGGTCAGGCGCGACCAGCCTTGCGGACGCGCTGCGGTTGGCCCCTGGCGTCGCGGTGGGACGGATCAGTTCAACCACCTGGGCGGTCGGCATTCGCGGGCTGCAGAACAACTTCTCCAAATCCGTGCTGGTGCTGATCGACGGCCGCAGCGTGTACACACCGCTGTTCGCGGGTGTCTATTGGGACGTGCAAGATGTGCCCCTGGAAGACATCGATCGTATCGAGGTGATCCGCGGTCCGGGCGGGACGGTGTGGGGCGCGAACTCGGCCAATGGAGTGATCAACATCATTACGAAAAGCGCGGCGGAGACGCACGGCCCGCTGGTGTCGGCCTTAGGCGGCGGCGTGGACCGCTTCAACGGCACCGTCCAGTATGGCGGCGGAAACGGCCACGGCCTGGACTACCGCCTGTTCGCCAAAGGTTTTGTTCGCGGTGCGGAATTCCACCGCGATGCCGACAACTTCGATGACTGGCACCAGGAACGCGGAGGTTTCCGTGCAGATTGGAAGCCGAATGAGCGCGACGCGGTCATGGTGCAAGGAGATATGTACCGGGGCGACTCGCCACACCGGATCGGCACCACCGACGTGAACGACGTGGTCGCCGGCGGAGACGTGCTGGCGCGCTGGCGGCGCGACTTGGGCCATGGATCGGACATTTACCTGGAAACGTATTTCGACCGGACGATTCGCATCGGCTCGCAACTGGGCGAGACGCGCAACACGATTGACGTGGACTTCATTCACCACTTCATCGTTGCCGGGCGGCACGAAATCATCTGGGGAGGAGGCCTGCGATGGAGTCCGAACCGGTTCGTGCAGAAGCAGCCAGCGATCGACCTCGTCCCGCACCTCGAGACCGACGACATCTACAGCGGCTTTGCGCAAGACGAGATTCATCTCGCCGGTGACCGGGTGTCGCTCACCTTTGGCGCCAAGCTGCAGCACAACAATTTCAGCGGCTTCGACATCCTGCCGACGGCGCGAGTGTTGTGGACAGCGGGCGATCACCAGAGTTTCTGGGCGGCGGTGACGCGAGCTGTGACCACGCCGTCACGGATTGAGGAAGGATTTGAACTGACAGGGCAGTTGTCTGCCACGCCGCTGATCCTGCTGCGCGTCGCGGGAGACCCTCACTTCAAATCGGAGCCGACCATCGGGTACGAAGGGGGATACCGGAGGCTGATCAGGTCGAACCTGTACGTGGATCTTTCCGTCTTCCACAATGACTATCGCGACCTGCAGAGTTTTGGCGCACCTGTGTCAAGTGTCGAAACCACGCCGCCACCCCCGCACCTGGTGATCACCATTCCGTATACCAACCAGATCTCGGGAGCTACGAACGGATTCGAGGTGGCGCCAAGTTGGACGGTGGCGCACTGGTGGAAGCTGGCGGGGTCCTATTCCTTTGTCGC
The window above is part of the Terriglobales bacterium genome. Proteins encoded here:
- a CDS encoding TonB-dependent receptor, which gives rise to MSRRIQPRLFAALIAIACWGSMVPVSAQQTTFNQLKTLTLEQLGNVEITTFSKEPEQVWKTPAAICVITQEDIRRSGATSLADALRLAPGVAVGRISSTTWAVGIRGLQNNFSKSVLVLIDGRSVYTPLFAGVYWDVQDVPLEDIDRIEVIRGPGGTVWGANSANGVINIITKSAAETHGPLVSALGGGVDRFNGTVQYGGGNGHGLDYRLFAKGFVRGAEFHRDADNFDDWHQERGGFRADWKPNERDAVMVQGDMYRGDSPHRIGTTDVNDVVAGGDVLARWRRDLGHGSDIYLETYFDRTIRIGSQLGETRNTIDVDFIHHFIVAGRHEIIWGGGLRWSPNRFVQKQPAIDLVPHLETDDIYSGFAQDEIHLAGDRVSLTFGAKLQHNNFSGFDILPTARVLWTAGDHQSFWAAVTRAVTTPSRIEEGFELTGQLSATPLILLRVAGDPHFKSEPTIGYEGGYRRLIRSNLYVDLSVFHNDYRDLQSFGAPVSSVETTPPPPHLVITIPYTNQISGATNGFEVAPSWTVAHWWKLAGSYSFVATDLHAVGATSDISSTGSVKTYEGSTPRHMVEIQSMFNLPKKFEFDQFYRYASVLPAQKVKPYHTVDLRLGWKPNPNWEFSVVGQNLLQPHHLEWGTGDPGQTPVGIRRTGYVKATWTK